In one window of Meleagris gallopavo isolate NT-WF06-2002-E0010 breed Aviagen turkey brand Nicholas breeding stock chromosome 12, Turkey_5.1, whole genome shotgun sequence DNA:
- the PRC1 gene encoding protein regulator of cytokinesis 1 isoform X1 has translation MVKDLHTRVEVLLKQKKDRKQELQALQEQDKNLCDILCVSLFSIDDSAVPSLDELDRYRRHVASLSAEKERRQEEFVSIKRQVVLCMAELEHSPDTSFERDVVCEDEEAFCLSTDNIANLQSLLQQLEARRALNEATCAELRSRITELWERLQVPEEERQSFAVHMTGSKAKTREALKLEVDRLEELKLQNMKSVVQAIRAELAEFWDKCFYSQEQRDAFSPYYDEDYTEALLQLHDIEVGKVKSYYETHKELFEAVQKWEENWKLFLELERKTADPSRFSNRGGSLLKEEKQRAKLQKTLSKLQEELENRIQAWEQEREEPFLVKGQQFMEYVTEQWQLYRMEKEKEKQERHLKKSRQIETEMMYGSTPRTPIKRRVLGPHTPGKVRKLNGTSLSTATPNSTIRSAFGATLFHSPTSRLPPSGGKLGQARTPICMAAKPPRPGHRERNKENLSQLNGTTLSGGCSPAAPAQRNHSVNSVASTYSEFARELSKASRCDTSSRILNSTTTNAFC, from the exons ATGGTGAAGGATTTACATACCCGCGTGGAAGTGTTGTTGAAGCAGAAGAAGGATAGGAAGCAGGAACTGCAGGCCCTGCAGGAACAGGATAAGAACCTGTGTGACATTCTGTGCGTGTCCCTCTTCAGCATTGATGACAGTGCCGTGCCCAGCCTGGACGAGCTGGACCGCTACCGACGGCACGTGGCCTCCCTCAGTGCTGAGAAG GAGCGAAGGCAAGAAGAATTTGTCAGCATCAAGCGGCAGGTCGTCCTCTGCATGGCGgagctggagcacagccctgacaCCAGCTTCGAGCGGGACGTGGTGTGTGAGGACGAGGAGGCCTTCTGCTTGTCCACAGATAACATCGCTAACCTCCAGAGCCTGCTGCAGCAG CTGGAGGCACGGCGGGCGCTGAACGAAGCCACGTGCGCAGAGCTGCGCTCCAGAATCACTGAGCTCTGGGAAAGGCTGCAGGTTCCTGAGGAGGAGAGACAGTCTTTTGCAGTGCACATGACTGGATCCAAAGCGAAAACCAGGGAAGCT TTGAAGCTGGAAGTAGACCGTCTGGAGGAGCTGAAGCTGCAGAACATGAAGTCCGTGGTTCAGGCGATCCGCGCAGAGCTGGCTGAATTCTGGGACAAATGCTTCTACAGCCAGGAGCAGAGGGACGCCTTCAGTCCCTATTACGATG AGGATTATACAGAGGCCTTGCTCCAGCTCCATGATATTGAGGTGGGGAAGGTGAAAAGCTACTATGAAACGCACAAGGAGCTGTTTGAGGCTGTTCAGAAATGGGAGGAAAACTGGAAGCTGTTTCTGGAGCTGGAG AGGAAAACAGCTGACCCCAGCCGCTTCTCCAACCGCGGGGGGAGCCTACTGAAAGAAGAGAAGCAGCgagcaaaactgcagaagacTCTTTCCAAG ctgcaggaggagctggaaaacAGGATCCAGGCCTGGGAGCAGGAGCGTGAGGAGCCTTTCCTGGTGAAGGGACAGCAGTTCATGGAGTATGTGACAGAGCAGTGGCAGCTGTATCGcatggagaaagagaaggagaaacaaGAGCGG CACCTGAAGAAAAGCCGCCAGATTGAGACAGAGATGATGTATGGGAGCACCCCAAGGACTCCTATCAAGCGTCGAGTGCTTGGCCCCCACACGCCTGGCAAAGTAAGGAAG CTCAATGGCACTTCTCTCTCCACGGCCACTCCCAACAGCACCATTCGTTCAGCTTTTGGGGCAACTCTCTTCCATTCACCAACGTCTCGGCTGCCACCCTCTGGAGGGAAG CTTGGCCAGGCTCGGACCCCCATCTGCATGGCTGCGAAGCCCCCCCGGCCCGGACACAGGGAGCGGAACAAGGAGAACCTGTCACAGCTGAACGGAACCACCCTGAGCGGTGGGTGCAGCCCCGCAGCCCCTGCCCAGCGTAACCACAGCGTTAATTCTGTTGCCAGCACCTATTCTGAGTTTGCG CGTGAACTCTCAAAGGCCTCCAGGTGTGATACCAGCTCCCGCATCCTCAACTCCACCACCACCAATGCCTTCTGCTGA
- the PRC1 gene encoding protein regulator of cytokinesis 1 isoform X2 — MVKDLHTRVEVLLKQKKDRKQELQALQEQDKNLCDILCVSLFSIDDSAVPSLDELDRYRRHVASLSAEKERRQEEFVSIKRQVVLCMAELEHSPDTSFERDVVCEDEEAFCLSTDNIANLQSLLQQLEARRALNEATCAELRSRITELWERLQVPEEERQSFAVHMTGSKAKTREALKLEVDRLEELKLQNMKSVVQAIRAELAEFWDKCFYSQEQRDAFSPYYDEDYTEALLQLHDIEVGKVKSYYETHKELFEAVQKWEENWKLFLELERKTADPSRFSNRGGSLLKEEKQRAKLQKTLSKLQEELENRIQAWEQEREEPFLVKGQQFMEYVTEQWQLYRMEKEKEKQERHLKKSRQIETEMMYGSTPRTPIKRRVLGPHTPGKLNGTSLSTATPNSTIRSAFGATLFHSPTSRLPPSGGKLGQARTPICMAAKPPRPGHRERNKENLSQLNGTTLSGGCSPAAPAQRNHSVNSVASTYSEFARELSKASRCDTSSRILNSTTTNAFC; from the exons ATGGTGAAGGATTTACATACCCGCGTGGAAGTGTTGTTGAAGCAGAAGAAGGATAGGAAGCAGGAACTGCAGGCCCTGCAGGAACAGGATAAGAACCTGTGTGACATTCTGTGCGTGTCCCTCTTCAGCATTGATGACAGTGCCGTGCCCAGCCTGGACGAGCTGGACCGCTACCGACGGCACGTGGCCTCCCTCAGTGCTGAGAAG GAGCGAAGGCAAGAAGAATTTGTCAGCATCAAGCGGCAGGTCGTCCTCTGCATGGCGgagctggagcacagccctgacaCCAGCTTCGAGCGGGACGTGGTGTGTGAGGACGAGGAGGCCTTCTGCTTGTCCACAGATAACATCGCTAACCTCCAGAGCCTGCTGCAGCAG CTGGAGGCACGGCGGGCGCTGAACGAAGCCACGTGCGCAGAGCTGCGCTCCAGAATCACTGAGCTCTGGGAAAGGCTGCAGGTTCCTGAGGAGGAGAGACAGTCTTTTGCAGTGCACATGACTGGATCCAAAGCGAAAACCAGGGAAGCT TTGAAGCTGGAAGTAGACCGTCTGGAGGAGCTGAAGCTGCAGAACATGAAGTCCGTGGTTCAGGCGATCCGCGCAGAGCTGGCTGAATTCTGGGACAAATGCTTCTACAGCCAGGAGCAGAGGGACGCCTTCAGTCCCTATTACGATG AGGATTATACAGAGGCCTTGCTCCAGCTCCATGATATTGAGGTGGGGAAGGTGAAAAGCTACTATGAAACGCACAAGGAGCTGTTTGAGGCTGTTCAGAAATGGGAGGAAAACTGGAAGCTGTTTCTGGAGCTGGAG AGGAAAACAGCTGACCCCAGCCGCTTCTCCAACCGCGGGGGGAGCCTACTGAAAGAAGAGAAGCAGCgagcaaaactgcagaagacTCTTTCCAAG ctgcaggaggagctggaaaacAGGATCCAGGCCTGGGAGCAGGAGCGTGAGGAGCCTTTCCTGGTGAAGGGACAGCAGTTCATGGAGTATGTGACAGAGCAGTGGCAGCTGTATCGcatggagaaagagaaggagaaacaaGAGCGG CACCTGAAGAAAAGCCGCCAGATTGAGACAGAGATGATGTATGGGAGCACCCCAAGGACTCCTATCAAGCGTCGAGTGCTTGGCCCCCACACGCCTGGCAAA CTCAATGGCACTTCTCTCTCCACGGCCACTCCCAACAGCACCATTCGTTCAGCTTTTGGGGCAACTCTCTTCCATTCACCAACGTCTCGGCTGCCACCCTCTGGAGGGAAG CTTGGCCAGGCTCGGACCCCCATCTGCATGGCTGCGAAGCCCCCCCGGCCCGGACACAGGGAGCGGAACAAGGAGAACCTGTCACAGCTGAACGGAACCACCCTGAGCGGTGGGTGCAGCCCCGCAGCCCCTGCCCAGCGTAACCACAGCGTTAATTCTGTTGCCAGCACCTATTCTGAGTTTGCG CGTGAACTCTCAAAGGCCTCCAGGTGTGATACCAGCTCCCGCATCCTCAACTCCACCACCACCAATGCCTTCTGCTGA
- the PRC1 gene encoding protein regulator of cytokinesis 1 isoform X3 has product MVKDLHTRVEVLLKQKKDRKQELQALQEQDKNLCDILCVSLFSIDDSAVPSLDELDRYRRHVASLSAEKERRQEEFVSIKRQVVLCMAELEHSPDTSFERDVVCEDEEAFCLSTDNIANLQSLLQQLEARRALNEATCAELRSRITELWERLQVPEEERQSFAVHMTGSKAKTREALKLEVDRLEELKLQNMKSVVQAIRAELAEFWDKCFYSQEQRDAFSPYYDEDYTEALLQLHDIEVGKVKSYYETHKELFEAVQKWEENWKLFLELERKTADPSRFSNRGGSLLKEEKQRAKLQKTLSKLQEELENRIQAWEQEREEPFLVKGQQFMEYVTEQWQLYRMEKEKEKQERHLKKSRQIETEMMYGSTPRTPIKRRVLGPHTPGKVRKLNGTSLSTATPNSTIRSAFGATLFHSPTSRLPPSGGKLGQARTPICMAAKPPRPGHRERNKENLSQLNGTTLSA; this is encoded by the exons ATGGTGAAGGATTTACATACCCGCGTGGAAGTGTTGTTGAAGCAGAAGAAGGATAGGAAGCAGGAACTGCAGGCCCTGCAGGAACAGGATAAGAACCTGTGTGACATTCTGTGCGTGTCCCTCTTCAGCATTGATGACAGTGCCGTGCCCAGCCTGGACGAGCTGGACCGCTACCGACGGCACGTGGCCTCCCTCAGTGCTGAGAAG GAGCGAAGGCAAGAAGAATTTGTCAGCATCAAGCGGCAGGTCGTCCTCTGCATGGCGgagctggagcacagccctgacaCCAGCTTCGAGCGGGACGTGGTGTGTGAGGACGAGGAGGCCTTCTGCTTGTCCACAGATAACATCGCTAACCTCCAGAGCCTGCTGCAGCAG CTGGAGGCACGGCGGGCGCTGAACGAAGCCACGTGCGCAGAGCTGCGCTCCAGAATCACTGAGCTCTGGGAAAGGCTGCAGGTTCCTGAGGAGGAGAGACAGTCTTTTGCAGTGCACATGACTGGATCCAAAGCGAAAACCAGGGAAGCT TTGAAGCTGGAAGTAGACCGTCTGGAGGAGCTGAAGCTGCAGAACATGAAGTCCGTGGTTCAGGCGATCCGCGCAGAGCTGGCTGAATTCTGGGACAAATGCTTCTACAGCCAGGAGCAGAGGGACGCCTTCAGTCCCTATTACGATG AGGATTATACAGAGGCCTTGCTCCAGCTCCATGATATTGAGGTGGGGAAGGTGAAAAGCTACTATGAAACGCACAAGGAGCTGTTTGAGGCTGTTCAGAAATGGGAGGAAAACTGGAAGCTGTTTCTGGAGCTGGAG AGGAAAACAGCTGACCCCAGCCGCTTCTCCAACCGCGGGGGGAGCCTACTGAAAGAAGAGAAGCAGCgagcaaaactgcagaagacTCTTTCCAAG ctgcaggaggagctggaaaacAGGATCCAGGCCTGGGAGCAGGAGCGTGAGGAGCCTTTCCTGGTGAAGGGACAGCAGTTCATGGAGTATGTGACAGAGCAGTGGCAGCTGTATCGcatggagaaagagaaggagaaacaaGAGCGG CACCTGAAGAAAAGCCGCCAGATTGAGACAGAGATGATGTATGGGAGCACCCCAAGGACTCCTATCAAGCGTCGAGTGCTTGGCCCCCACACGCCTGGCAAAGTAAGGAAG CTCAATGGCACTTCTCTCTCCACGGCCACTCCCAACAGCACCATTCGTTCAGCTTTTGGGGCAACTCTCTTCCATTCACCAACGTCTCGGCTGCCACCCTCTGGAGGGAAG CTTGGCCAGGCTCGGACCCCCATCTGCATGGCTGCGAAGCCCCCCCGGCCCGGACACAGGGAGCGGAACAAGGAGAACCTGTCACAGCTGAACGGAACCACCCTGAGCG CGTGA